In the genome of Dioscorea cayenensis subsp. rotundata cultivar TDr96_F1 unplaced genomic scaffold, TDr96_F1_v2_PseudoChromosome.rev07_lg8_w22 25.fasta BLBR01001155.1, whole genome shotgun sequence, the window GTTTTCCGCATTATTTGCATACCCGAACCTGACATGTCATCAAAGAGAGCCAAATGGCTACTCTTATTGACATGCCACATGCTCATCAACCTTGTGAAGCGGTTTATAAGAGTAGTCATATGACTCTCTTTGATGATGTATCATATCTATTTATGCAAATAATGCAGTGAATTAGTGTTGACACGACAAATTTAAAGTATATGTTATCAAATTCTCCGCAGAATCTTTTTGGTACTTTTTCAGGAAACACAAATTATAGTTGAGTGAgcaaaatgatacaaattaaaattggatactcaaaatgaaaaatgactaTAGTGCGGTACccataaaaatcatattgtaatttatgtattttataaagcacttttgtttgtttatgaaaCTTTGTAGTTAAAAGTCcagttaataattttattataaatacatattcaaatttattttatacatttttacttcacaatttattgtaaatgatattttggtttttttttccttttgtataATTCTTTTAGTTGATTTCTGAAAGAAagattgaattaaattaatttttgggaaATATTCAGACACATACTACATATTGAATCCCTCTTTATCTTTCTAATTGACTTTAATGGTCTACCGAAAAATTCAatacttcattaaaaaaaaaaaaggaacatcaAGCAATCTTGCAAAATtagttcaattaattaaaaaataaaataaaatttaagcacacataattaaattaatatttacataattagttGAATAAACTAGGAATACATATGTTGTTTACGATTACATTTTTTATAAGATCATTGAACACTAATGACAATATAATACGAGATaaaatctcattaatttatcTCATCAGCAGCATCAGAGATCATAGTTATTTCTCCACTATCAGTTTTCAAGTATGACACCACTGGAGTTATTTGAGTCAGTTCTGAAAAAAATGGCTTAGGTGGCATCTGTAAGCTACTAACATCACCTTCTAACATCTCTATCACTTTGCTCATGGAAGGTCGATCTAATGGCCTTATTTGTATGCACCACAAGCctatcatgcataacttcttctctttttcattaaTCGCAATACGTAAATCCATTTGTACTGTATCATGCTCAATTGTATTATTAATAAGTTTGTCATAAATCCATAAAGGATAATAAACTTGACTTGTATTTTCTGCTCTTGGATCTGAATTCCTTCTCCCACCTGCCATCTCTAAGAGTAACATACCAAAACTATAAACATCACACTTGTGAGAAATAACACCAAAACTTCTCGATATCAGCTCCGGAGCAATATATCCTATGGTTCCTCTTGCAACACTGAGTGATACCCAGCTATTGTTTTTTGGATATAGTTTTGCAAGGCCGAAATCAGAAAGTTTTGGATTGAAGTTATGGTCTAAAAGAATGTTATGTGGCTTGATGTCAAAATACAGAATTTGCATATCACATCCTTTGTGTAAATAATCAAGTCCTCGAGCAACTCCCAATGCAATATCAGTTAGTTTGTCTAAAGAGAATTTATGATTGGGGCCCTTGTTTGATGAGAAGATAAACTTATCAAGTGAACCATTAGGCATGTACTCATACACCAAAGCTCTTTGCATTCCATCCGAACAAAAACCAATTAGTTTCACCACATTTATATGGTGAATCCTGCCAATAGTCGAAACTTCATTGATGAAATCTTCACCTGTGTTGTACTTGGAATTTGTCAACATCTTGATAGCAACAAGTCGGTCCCAAAGAAGTCTACCTTTGAAAACAGAACCAAATCCTCCCTGGCCTAGTTTTTCTTTAAAGTGGCCGGTCATTGCGATGATGTCAGTGTATGAATACCTAGTTGGTACAAGAGTTTGTTGATTCCTCAAAAATTTCTCCACGATATCGACTGATGATATCAATTGATATAatttgtgaaaaagaaaaacatatatagCTAGTGGTGCAAATACACATCTTCCCAACACTGCAAACAAgtaaaattgaagaaatggttaGAAGATTTCTTTTTATCCTCTCTCCCTAATTTGAAAGATATAGAGTGAGAAACTATTAGAAACCACCCGCATGAGGTTAATTTAAAGAATATTTGATTTATACCTATCCAACCTTTGGCAATTTGAAACATTATCACTACAGCGAACGAAATCCATGTCAAACAAACGTCTAGCACCGAATTTTTATGGTGTACTTTTTCTGTGCAATCATAAATAGCAATTTCCATTCCGAATACAACTGATAGAATTCGGTCGGTAATTGGATTTGTATGGTTGCTGATATGTTGATAAGTTGCCCTGCACAAAAAGTTGCTCTTATTAGTCTAATTATTAATATACCTCATGAACTATAATGGAAGAGATGTTTTACTAGCCAATATTTGGATAAACTTTTAATGTTTTACTATGACTAATCCAAATGACATTTTCTTGTTGCTTATATACATCTTTTGGAGCAAATCATTAGATATATTGGATATCGagtttattttataagtaaaaaATGGGGGTCATCtgaaaactaaaagaaattataaatggTTTTAATGAAGaaaccatgatttttttttaataaaaaacaggatgtaatatctttatatatatatatattaccaaaaaaaaattatatataaaaaatagaaagaaaaaaaaccctctTTAAAcctaaattaaaacatcaaaatctGTTGCTTAGCGTAGCAACTagcaagttaaaaaaaaaccagagaGTTCATAACTAGTACTGATAAGCAAAAACCTCtttgaaacaaatatatatatatatatattctcaccTCATTGACCTTCTTAAGCAATCTATGATGGCATTTAACATCCGAATGTCCCCATTGAGGGTGAACCCTTGGGCTAGAAACTTGAATATATCAGGTGGTTGTTGGCCTGAGAAGTACCCATTAATATCACCTGGAAACATGGCGAGAAATCTGCAGGAAGGTTTAAGGTTGCGAATTTCATATGATTTATATCCATTGATGAGATAGACGAAGGAGTTGTTGTTGTGGCTCAAGCAAGGCATTGGCTTGTAGTAGTAGTCATCATAGTCGTAGTCATTGTAGTAGTGATGCATGGACTTGTTCTTCACTTCTTTTGAGCAATTCACCAAAGTAACCCATTTGTATGCCATGTAGTGCTTGTTATGACTCAAGTTAGAGAATGTGAGAGGAGAGGCAGGAAGGGGAAGATGACTGCAGCTGCcattattaatgttgttgtaCTTCTCCATCCCAACATACTTCACTTGTATCTTGAAGTAGACAAGATTAATGTAGAAGGAATCATCGTATGTGATATTGCTGACATAGTAGCTGTTGGAGAGTAGAGTGAGGACGGTGTGGTTGAGATGATCACAAGTGAGCTCATAGTTAAGATCTCCACAGTTGGGTGGATCATCTTTGAGACGAAAAGGATATCTAATGTTTGTGAGGTTCCCACATGATGATGGAGCACAATATTGATCTCCTGTTGCAGAGACAAGTGTAATAGAGGAGAATACCAAGAGCTGGAAGAGGAGAATGGCTAAGAGCGGAGCTGAAGGAACTGCAGGAGAAGGAATTAGAAGGATCATCATAATCTTTAAATGGTTAATGTTATCTATATATTTCGGATCGTttctacaatatatatatatatataggtgtgCGTCTCATCCACcaattttgaaaatgtaaatttcttataaaaagaaaatttcataacTTGATATTACCAGATTCAACACCATCTAaattattgttctttttaaataatatcattTCAAGGTCagtatttatttcaaattaattaaatctccCATGACTTTCAAGTCCATTAtagtaaattttctttttaaaatatggagAAGTCAAATGTTTGACCTTTGAATAGAAAAAACTTTAGATACTAATTTTCcaatttcaactatatatggacgtcataaataaaattaacaatattttaCTAATGAAGTtggataaaaatatacataaattaataaaatttaaattttataaattttcttcttacataaaattattattattattattattattattattattattattattttgaggtAGGGCGACAAGCGCCAACCCTCAGTGGCGTACGCGAACGGGGGAATTGCCACAACATCCTCACCCTCTTGAAAACTGAGGATCGCGGTCAGGAGGAATCGAACTCGCGTCTCCTCCAACGAGGGGACCCGGGGTACGGCTAGGCTACAAACCCTTTGGTTATTATTTGTAAGTACATTACTAAGTCAATAAATAACaatagtttgattaaaaaaaataaagatgcaTATTCTGATATATTTAAAAGGGAaagcaatatttttttaaactatattttatAGGAGTACGTTATAACAAAGTTGCCATCTTTCAGCCTCAT includes:
- the LOC120255716 gene encoding rust resistance kinase Lr10-like: FAVLGRCVFAPLAIYVFLFHKLYQLISSVDIVEKFLRNQQTLVPTRYSYTDIIAMTGHFKEKLGQGGFGSVFKGRLLWDRLVAIKMLTNSKYNTGEDFINEVSTIGRIHHINVVKLIGFCSDGMQRALVYEYMPNGSLDKFIFSSNKGPNHKFSLDKLTDIALGVARGLDYLHKGCDMQILYFDIKPHNILLDHNFNPKLSDFGLAKLYPKNNSWVSLSVARGTIGYIAPELISRSFGVISHKCDVYSFGMLLLEMAGGRRNSDPRAENTSQVYYPLWIYDKLINNTIEHDTVQMDLRIAINEKEKKLCMIGLWCIQIRPLDRPSMSKVIEMLEGDVSSLQMPPKPFFSELTQITPVVSYLKTDSGEITMISDAADEIN